Proteins co-encoded in one Myxococcales bacterium genomic window:
- a CDS encoding acyl-CoA thioesterase II — MEQSLEAQAALIDRLDLEELDQDLYRGYNEPGRLGRIFGGQVAAQSLMAAGRTVDDLLAHSLHGYFLRAGDPEIPIIYSVDRIRDGRSFVTRRVVAKQRGKAIFNMSCSFHKFEEGLEHQIEMPKAPEPDSIPNWGERSIPLRDKLPERIRRVWHPGTRPIDTREIKIPIFLGGEATGGDNLVWLKTPGPLPDDPFLHQCILAYATDFSLIDTMLRQHKVPEGRGPVSASMTASLDHAIWFHAPLRIDDWLLYHQDCPVTGGARGFARGTVYTRDGRLVASAAQEGLIRPVAPPDAENRSI, encoded by the coding sequence ATGGAGCAGAGCCTCGAAGCGCAGGCCGCATTGATCGACCGCCTCGATCTCGAAGAACTCGATCAAGATCTCTACCGGGGATACAACGAGCCCGGGCGTCTGGGGCGAATCTTTGGCGGGCAGGTAGCCGCCCAGTCGCTGATGGCGGCCGGGCGCACCGTGGATGACTTGCTCGCCCATTCCCTGCACGGCTACTTCCTGCGCGCCGGGGACCCCGAAATCCCGATCATCTACAGCGTCGACCGAATTCGGGATGGTCGTTCATTCGTGACGCGGCGAGTGGTGGCGAAGCAGCGCGGCAAAGCGATCTTCAACATGTCTTGTTCGTTCCACAAGTTCGAAGAGGGACTCGAGCATCAGATCGAGATGCCCAAAGCCCCGGAACCAGATTCAATCCCCAACTGGGGCGAGCGCTCCATCCCATTGCGGGACAAGCTTCCAGAGCGGATTCGCAGGGTCTGGCATCCCGGCACGCGACCGATCGACACCCGTGAAATCAAAATCCCGATCTTCCTGGGCGGAGAAGCCACGGGTGGCGACAATCTGGTCTGGCTGAAGACCCCGGGCCCGCTACCCGACGATCCGTTTCTGCATCAATGCATACTCGCCTACGCGACCGATTTTTCGTTGATCGACACGATGCTGCGGCAACACAAAGTGCCGGAAGGTCGCGGGCCCGTGAGTGCCTCGATGACCGCGAGCCTCGATCACGCGATCTGGTTCCACGCACCCCTGCGCATCGACGATTGGCTGCTCTATCACCAGGACTGCCCCGTGACGGGTGGAGCGCGAGGCTTTGCCCGGGGCACGGTCTACACCCGTGATGGACGACTGGTCGCGAGCGCAGCGCAGGAGGGCCTGATCAGGCCCGTGGCGCCACCCGACGCGGAAAACCGCTCAATCTAA
- a CDS encoding cation transporter, translating into MSTISKSLRGEAEKARSRAAMLSLYGGVLVLGGKAVAYVLTESTAVLSDALESIVNVVTALFLVYSIRLAATPADRNHPYGHGKIEFFAAGVEGTLIVVAATLILAAATQAFLHGSNIHSIDIGIALLLGFSAINAGIGWHLIRVGQRVNSIALRADGAHLLTDVLTTIGVLIGLLGVRVTGWTVLDPIAATIVGLNILRVGWKLSREAVRGLMDEADDSLLASIIEKLEKSRKDWCIDLHSLRSWSSGALHHVDFHLTVPRYFDTEKLHESEETYKRDSFADDQQAWDVIIHYDPCRPRHCDSCKVDPCPVRSAPFVSREPFDVINSTREDETLDEGIPLSRESSIEL; encoded by the coding sequence GTGAGCACGATTTCCAAATCCCTGCGTGGCGAGGCCGAGAAGGCGCGAAGTCGCGCGGCGATGTTGTCGCTCTACGGAGGAGTTCTGGTGCTCGGCGGCAAGGCCGTGGCCTACGTGCTCACGGAATCGACCGCGGTGCTGTCGGATGCCCTCGAATCCATCGTCAATGTCGTGACCGCGCTGTTTCTGGTCTACAGCATCCGACTGGCCGCAACCCCCGCCGATCGCAACCACCCCTACGGTCACGGCAAGATCGAGTTTTTTGCGGCTGGCGTAGAAGGAACGTTGATCGTCGTCGCGGCGACCTTGATTCTCGCCGCAGCCACGCAAGCGTTTCTTCACGGCTCCAACATTCACTCGATCGACATCGGAATCGCCCTGCTCCTGGGCTTCAGCGCAATCAATGCCGGAATTGGCTGGCATCTGATCCGGGTCGGCCAGCGCGTCAACTCCATTGCCCTGCGCGCCGACGGCGCGCACTTGTTGACCGACGTCTTGACCACGATCGGCGTGCTGATCGGACTGCTCGGCGTTCGCGTTACGGGTTGGACAGTATTGGACCCGATCGCCGCCACGATCGTCGGGCTCAACATTCTTCGCGTGGGTTGGAAGCTCTCGCGTGAGGCTGTGCGTGGATTGATGGACGAGGCAGACGATTCGCTGCTGGCATCGATCATCGAAAAACTTGAAAAGTCCCGCAAGGACTGGTGCATTGATCTTCATTCTCTCCGGTCCTGGAGTTCCGGCGCACTCCATCACGTGGATTTCCATCTCACGGTGCCGCGCTACTTCGATACCGAAAAGCTCCACGAATCCGAAGAAACCTACAAGCGCGATTCATTTGCGGACGACCAACAGGCATGGGATGTCATCATCCACTACGATCCGTGCCGCCCTCGGCACTGTGACAGCTGCAAGGTGGATCCTTGTCCGGTAAGGTCTGCGCCCTTCGTTTCCCGAGAACCGTTTGACGTAATCAACTCTACCCGCGAAGACGAAACTCTCGACGAAGGGATCCCGCTGAGCCGCGAATCGAGCATCGAACTGTGA